A stretch of the Glutamicibacter sp. JL.03c genome encodes the following:
- a CDS encoding ABC transporter substrate-binding protein yields the protein MKRPDVGESTGNGDRVRLSPHGQESGFRGRFLGLAAVAALTAVAVATAFLPGPNEVQAQAADHGPADELNIGYFANLTHAPALIAQSQGILQDHVGEDGTQVESQIFNAGPAAVEALNSGAIDAAYLGPNPALNSYLSSHGDSLNVVSGVAYGGASLVVNKEISKPEELAGSNLASPQFGGTQDVALRNYLKGLDLKQDATVTPSSNGTVAQLFGRGEIDGAWLPEPYASLLVEKNGGQRLVNEAELWPEGKFPTTVLVVSKDFMASHPQTVQQLVDANTEAIDWLNQADEKQKLEAVQKALVEANGSSFDESVIAEALEQVHFSQDPLPETYQSLVDHALAVGVGAGGNADGLVDTRFLEQQEK from the coding sequence ATGAAGCGGCCTGATGTAGGCGAATCGACTGGCAACGGCGATCGTGTCCGGCTCTCGCCTCATGGGCAGGAGAGCGGCTTCCGAGGCCGCTTCCTCGGGCTCGCGGCAGTCGCAGCGCTGACCGCAGTTGCCGTGGCCACCGCCTTCCTGCCAGGGCCCAATGAAGTCCAGGCCCAGGCGGCAGATCATGGACCGGCGGACGAGCTGAACATCGGCTACTTTGCCAATCTCACCCATGCTCCTGCCCTGATCGCCCAGTCCCAAGGCATCCTCCAGGATCACGTTGGAGAAGACGGCACCCAAGTTGAAAGCCAGATTTTCAACGCAGGCCCGGCTGCTGTGGAAGCTCTGAATTCAGGGGCCATCGATGCTGCGTACCTGGGACCAAACCCTGCGCTGAACAGCTACCTGTCCAGCCATGGCGATTCCTTGAACGTAGTGTCAGGCGTTGCCTACGGCGGTGCCAGCCTGGTCGTGAACAAGGAGATCTCCAAGCCCGAGGAACTGGCCGGCAGCAATCTGGCCAGCCCGCAGTTCGGCGGAACCCAGGATGTCGCCTTGCGCAACTACCTCAAAGGCCTGGATTTGAAGCAGGACGCGACGGTGACCCCGAGTTCCAATGGCACCGTGGCGCAGCTTTTCGGCCGCGGTGAAATCGATGGCGCGTGGCTCCCTGAGCCCTACGCATCCTTGCTGGTCGAGAAGAACGGCGGGCAGCGCTTGGTGAACGAAGCCGAGCTGTGGCCCGAAGGCAAGTTCCCGACAACGGTTCTGGTGGTCTCCAAGGACTTCATGGCCAGCCACCCGCAAACCGTGCAGCAGCTGGTCGATGCGAATACCGAAGCCATTGATTGGCTCAACCAGGCGGACGAGAAGCAAAAGCTGGAGGCAGTGCAGAAAGCACTGGTTGAAGCCAACGGCAGCTCTTTTGACGAGAGCGTAATCGCTGAAGCACTGGAGCAGGTGCACTTCAGCCAGGACCCGTTGCCTGAAACTTACCAATCGCTAGTGGACCATGCCCTGGCGGTCGGGGTCGGGGCAGGCGGAAACGCAGACGGGCTCGTGGACACGCGCTTTCTTGAACAACAGGAGAAGTAA
- a CDS encoding sulfate adenylyltransferase subunit 1 has translation MTTTLLRIATAGSVDDGKSTLVGRLLHDAKAILADSLDDIARTSAERGFGGADGTLDLALVTDGLRAEREQGITIDVAYRYFSTDKRSFILADCPGHVQYTRNTVTGASTADAAIVLVDARNGVLEQTRRHLGVLALLRVPRLVVAVNKMDLIGWDEQDFNTIESEVLSLANELGIQSTTVIPVSALQGDNVVEPSQSATWYAGPTLLGLLEDLEPKLGGGTARLDVQYVIRPQGALAPGLDPDAYRDYRGYAGTLVDGILNVGDTVQVLSNGHPAGSRIKAISTPAGPAQSAQAGDAIVVELETDLDIARGDTIVAGELPVAQREFQADICVLDPVKLTNGQRLLIKHGTKVSAAKLSSIDYVINVADYAQQPADALELNDLGRITLRSQAALAIEQYATSRTGGSFLLIDPTTGRTLAAGIIEEKHEAA, from the coding sequence ATGACCACCACACTATTGCGCATCGCCACCGCAGGTTCGGTAGACGACGGCAAGTCCACCCTGGTTGGCCGTCTCCTGCACGATGCCAAGGCGATCCTCGCTGATTCGCTGGATGACATCGCACGCACCAGTGCCGAGCGCGGCTTCGGCGGAGCCGACGGCACCCTCGACCTTGCCCTGGTGACCGATGGCTTGCGCGCCGAACGCGAGCAGGGCATCACCATCGACGTGGCGTATCGCTACTTCTCCACTGACAAGCGATCCTTCATCTTGGCTGACTGCCCAGGACATGTGCAGTACACCCGCAACACCGTCACCGGCGCTTCCACCGCCGATGCCGCTATCGTCTTGGTCGACGCCCGCAACGGCGTGCTCGAGCAGACCCGTCGCCACCTGGGCGTCCTTGCGCTGCTGCGCGTTCCTCGGCTGGTCGTGGCAGTGAACAAGATGGACCTGATCGGCTGGGACGAACAGGATTTCAACACCATTGAGTCCGAGGTCCTCTCGCTGGCCAATGAACTGGGCATCCAGTCCACCACCGTGATCCCGGTCTCCGCCCTGCAGGGCGATAACGTGGTCGAACCATCCCAATCGGCAACCTGGTACGCCGGCCCGACCCTGCTGGGATTGCTTGAAGACCTGGAGCCGAAGCTTGGTGGCGGCACCGCGCGTTTGGACGTCCAGTACGTCATCCGCCCGCAGGGCGCACTGGCCCCGGGACTGGATCCGGATGCCTACCGCGACTACCGTGGCTACGCCGGAACCCTGGTTGATGGCATCTTGAACGTGGGGGACACCGTGCAGGTGCTCTCCAACGGCCATCCGGCGGGCAGCCGGATCAAGGCCATCAGCACCCCGGCAGGTCCAGCGCAGAGCGCACAGGCCGGCGACGCGATCGTTGTTGAACTGGAAACCGACCTGGATATCGCCCGAGGCGACACCATCGTGGCCGGCGAATTGCCGGTAGCGCAGCGCGAATTCCAGGCGGACATCTGCGTTCTGGATCCCGTGAAGCTCACCAACGGGCAGCGATTGCTGATCAAGCACGGCACCAAGGTCTCCGCGGCCAAGCTCTCCAGCATCGACTATGTCATCAATGTCGCCGACTACGCCCAGCAGCCTGCAGACGCGCTGGAACTGAACGATCTGGGGCGGATCACGCTTCGCAGCCAAGCAGCTCTGGCCATCGAGCAGTACGCAACTTCGCGGACCGGTGGCAGCTTCCTGCTCATCGATCCAACCACGGGGCGCACCCTTGCCGCGGGGATCATCGAGGAAAAACATGAAGCGGCCTGA
- the cysD gene encoding sulfate adenylyltransferase subunit CysD produces MTITANAPTGTQRSVLDALEAESIHIIREVLAEFEKPGLLFSGGKDSVVVLHLLAKAVAPLRVPIPVVHIDTGHNFAEVLNFRDSVVEKYGLNLVVGSVQEYIDRGELTELPDGTRNRLQTRVLLDTIENNGFDVVFGGARRDEDKARAKERILSLRDEFGVWDPRNQRPEIWSLYNGRHEPDWHVRAFPISNWTERDIWAYIQRENIELPSIYFAHCRQVFERDGMWRALTPVSQPNEDEPVIIKQVRYRTVGDASCTGAVLSEADTVEKVLDELAIATVTERGATRADDRISAAGMEDRKTEGYF; encoded by the coding sequence ATGACCATTACCGCTAACGCCCCAACCGGCACCCAGCGCAGCGTTTTGGACGCCCTGGAAGCTGAATCCATCCATATCATCCGCGAAGTACTCGCCGAATTCGAGAAGCCTGGATTGCTCTTCTCCGGCGGCAAGGACTCCGTAGTCGTCCTGCACCTGCTGGCCAAGGCTGTCGCACCCCTGCGCGTGCCCATCCCGGTGGTCCACATCGATACCGGCCACAACTTCGCCGAAGTGCTGAACTTCCGCGATTCGGTCGTGGAAAAGTACGGGCTGAATCTTGTTGTCGGCTCCGTCCAGGAATACATCGACCGCGGCGAACTGACCGAGCTGCCAGACGGCACGCGTAACCGCCTGCAGACCCGAGTGCTGTTGGACACCATCGAAAACAACGGATTCGATGTGGTCTTCGGCGGCGCCCGCCGCGACGAGGACAAGGCCCGCGCCAAGGAGCGCATCCTGTCCCTTCGCGATGAATTCGGCGTCTGGGATCCGCGCAACCAGCGTCCGGAAATCTGGAGCCTTTACAACGGACGCCATGAGCCGGACTGGCATGTGCGCGCCTTCCCGATCTCCAACTGGACCGAGCGCGACATCTGGGCGTACATCCAGCGCGAAAACATCGAGCTGCCCTCGATCTACTTTGCCCACTGCCGCCAGGTCTTCGAAAGGGACGGCATGTGGCGGGCACTGACCCCGGTCAGCCAGCCCAACGAGGATGAACCGGTGATCATCAAGCAGGTGCGCTACCGCACCGTGGGCGATGCCAGCTGCACCGGTGCTGTGCTCTCAGAAGCCGACACCGTAGAGAAGGTGCTCGACGAACTGGCTATCGCCACCGTCACCGAACGCGGAGCAACCCGCGCCGATGACCGAATCTCCGCCGCGGGAATGGAAGACCGCAAGACCGAAGGGTACTTCTAA
- a CDS encoding phosphoadenylyl-sulfate reductase, which produces MSQQAPTRTRSEDELREIARLGAEELAWDASAAEVVAFAAKHLDASEVAVACSMADAVLPHVVSLQLPQVDVLFLDTGYHFVETRSTRDEVARVLDVNVVDVLPELTVAEQDAKYGKDLFASNPAQCCQMRKVDPLSKSLKGYSAWFTGVRRDEAPTRTGTPLVTFDEKNGLIKFNPLAPWSFDELIDYATEKQVPVNLLLSNGYPSIGCEPCTRPVAEGEDPRAGRWAGLNKTECGIHI; this is translated from the coding sequence ATGAGCCAGCAGGCCCCTACCCGCACCCGCAGCGAAGACGAACTGCGGGAAATCGCCCGGCTCGGTGCCGAAGAACTGGCCTGGGATGCCAGCGCAGCGGAGGTTGTCGCCTTCGCCGCCAAGCACCTGGATGCCAGCGAAGTCGCCGTCGCCTGCTCCATGGCCGACGCGGTGCTTCCGCATGTGGTCTCCTTGCAGCTGCCCCAGGTGGATGTCCTCTTCCTGGACACCGGCTACCACTTTGTCGAAACCCGCAGCACCCGCGATGAGGTAGCCCGCGTCCTGGATGTCAACGTCGTCGACGTCCTGCCCGAGCTGACCGTGGCCGAACAGGACGCCAAGTACGGCAAGGACCTGTTCGCCAGCAATCCGGCGCAATGCTGCCAGATGCGCAAGGTGGACCCGCTGTCGAAGTCCCTCAAGGGCTACAGTGCATGGTTCACCGGCGTCCGCCGGGATGAAGCGCCAACTCGGACCGGCACCCCGCTGGTGACGTTCGACGAGAAGAACGGGCTGATCAAGTTCAACCCGTTGGCACCGTGGAGCTTTGACGAGCTGATCGACTACGCCACCGAGAAGCAGGTTCCCGTGAACCTCTTGCTCTCCAACGGCTACCCATCCATCGGTTGCGAACCATGCACCCGGCCAGTGGCCGAGGGCGAAGATCCTCGCGCCGGCCGCTGGGCAGGATTGAACAAGACCGAATGCGGCATCCACATCTAA
- a CDS encoding nitrite/sulfite reductase codes for MTQTTTPARPKRAAKPNGQWKIDGPTPLNANEEMKAADNGLNVRQRIEEIYSKQGFDSIDPGDLHGRFRWWGLYTQRAQGIPGGKTATLTPEELEDRYFMLRVRIDGGALTTEQLRVIGQISTDFARDTADLTDRQNIQLHWIDVVDVPEIWQRLEAVGLHTTEACGDVPRVILGSPVAGISKDEIIDPSPVIAEISRRYIGKPEFANLPRKFKTAITGHPSQDVVHEINDIALIGTVHPELGPGYDLWVGGGLSANPRLGERLGAFVTEEQAPDVWEGVVSIFRDYGFRRLRNRARLKFLLAEWGTEKMRQVLQDEYLGYELPDGPVPEQPTEAGDHSGVNEQKDGKFYIGLTAPAGRVSGTALTGLADLVEAHGSTRLRTTPHQKIIALDIAEDQVKDFVGSARALGLEAYPSLFKRSAIACTGIEFCKLAIVDTKDTMIDAVAKIEERLADHEGKLPRQLSLHVNGCPNSCARIQTADLGFKGQLITNEQGEQVSGFQVHLGGTLAGFENGEAALGRTVRGLKVAADELPEYVERVVKNYSASATEGESFAAWAHRAEEDELK; via the coding sequence ATGACGCAGACAACCACACCCGCTCGTCCTAAGAGGGCGGCAAAGCCCAACGGCCAATGGAAAATCGACGGCCCTACGCCGCTGAACGCCAACGAAGAAATGAAGGCCGCCGATAACGGCCTGAACGTGCGACAGCGCATCGAGGAGATCTACTCGAAGCAGGGTTTCGATTCCATTGACCCTGGGGACCTGCATGGACGTTTCCGCTGGTGGGGCCTCTACACCCAGCGTGCCCAGGGAATCCCGGGCGGCAAGACTGCGACGCTGACCCCCGAAGAGCTCGAAGACCGCTACTTCATGCTGCGCGTGCGGATCGACGGCGGGGCGCTGACTACCGAGCAGCTGCGCGTCATCGGCCAGATCTCCACCGACTTCGCCCGCGACACCGCGGATCTGACCGATCGCCAGAACATCCAGCTGCACTGGATCGACGTGGTTGACGTCCCCGAGATTTGGCAGCGGCTTGAGGCCGTCGGCCTGCACACCACCGAAGCCTGCGGCGACGTTCCCCGCGTGATCCTCGGTTCCCCGGTAGCAGGCATCAGCAAGGACGAGATCATCGATCCGAGCCCGGTAATCGCTGAGATTTCCCGCCGCTACATCGGCAAGCCAGAATTCGCGAACCTTCCACGCAAGTTCAAGACCGCCATCACCGGCCACCCGAGCCAGGATGTCGTACACGAAATCAATGACATCGCCCTGATCGGCACGGTGCACCCGGAACTCGGCCCAGGCTACGACCTCTGGGTGGGCGGTGGCCTGTCCGCCAACCCGCGCTTGGGCGAACGGCTCGGTGCCTTCGTGACCGAAGAACAGGCACCAGATGTCTGGGAAGGCGTCGTTTCGATCTTCCGCGATTACGGCTTCCGCCGCCTGCGCAACCGCGCTCGCCTGAAGTTCCTGCTGGCCGAATGGGGCACTGAGAAGATGCGCCAGGTGTTGCAAGACGAGTACCTCGGCTACGAACTGCCTGATGGCCCTGTGCCGGAACAGCCTACCGAAGCGGGGGACCACAGCGGTGTCAACGAGCAGAAGGACGGCAAGTTCTACATCGGCCTGACCGCTCCTGCCGGCCGCGTCTCCGGAACGGCATTGACCGGTCTCGCCGATCTGGTGGAAGCCCACGGTTCCACCCGGCTGCGCACCACCCCGCACCAGAAGATCATCGCCCTGGACATCGCCGAAGACCAAGTCAAGGACTTTGTCGGCTCGGCCCGTGCACTGGGCCTAGAGGCTTACCCGAGCCTGTTCAAGCGTTCAGCCATCGCCTGCACCGGCATCGAATTCTGCAAGCTGGCCATCGTGGACACCAAAGACACCATGATCGATGCCGTAGCGAAAATCGAAGAACGACTGGCCGACCACGAAGGAAAGCTGCCTCGCCAGCTATCCCTGCACGTGAACGGCTGCCCGAACTCGTGTGCCCGTATCCAGACGGCGGACCTTGGCTTCAAAGGCCAGCTGATCACCAATGAGCAAGGTGAACAGGTATCAGGTTTCCAGGTGCACCTGGGCGGAACCCTCGCCGGATTCGAAAATGGCGAGGCCGCCTTGGGCCGCACCGTCCGTGGCCTGAAAGTCGCGGCAGATGAACTCCCCGAATACGTAGAACGCGTTGTCAAGAACTACTCGGCTTCGGCCACGGAAGGCGAATCATTCGCCGCCTGGGCCCACCGAGCAGAAGAGGATGAACTGAAATGA
- a CDS encoding sirohydrochlorin chelatase yields the protein MSQSTQRTIHVVATSHGTDNANGQQLIHDLRAQLEELAKEQIPATLLWHEAYVDVQRPSLDDVVASLPQSEPAVVLPLLVSDGVHTTSDIAKAVDSRENTVAAGPLGPLPELAQILADRAAGHLDGNPMVVLAAAGTRLEVGQNQVQDLAGQISGILDREVAVGYCAGAKPQIIEVVQDALKRPVVVLSSLLADGYFQHKLVSTGADVVTRPLLPDVTIAQCFLVRLQETLKASGYVSLDDEVRSL from the coding sequence ATGAGCCAATCAACCCAGCGCACGATTCACGTCGTTGCCACATCCCATGGCACCGACAATGCCAATGGCCAACAGCTGATCCATGACCTGCGAGCCCAACTGGAGGAGCTCGCCAAGGAGCAAATTCCAGCGACCTTGCTTTGGCATGAAGCCTACGTGGATGTTCAGCGGCCGTCATTGGATGACGTGGTGGCGTCCTTGCCGCAGTCGGAACCGGCAGTGGTTCTTCCGCTGCTGGTCTCCGATGGGGTACATACGACTTCTGACATCGCCAAGGCCGTGGATTCGCGTGAGAATACGGTCGCGGCAGGGCCTCTGGGGCCATTGCCGGAGTTGGCACAGATACTCGCTGATCGAGCCGCTGGTCACTTGGACGGCAATCCCATGGTCGTCCTGGCTGCCGCTGGCACCCGGCTTGAAGTGGGGCAGAACCAGGTCCAGGATCTTGCGGGTCAGATTTCGGGCATCCTAGACCGCGAGGTGGCCGTTGGCTACTGCGCCGGGGCGAAACCCCAGATCATTGAAGTCGTGCAGGATGCCTTAAAGCGGCCAGTGGTCGTGCTCAGCTCCTTGTTGGCCGACGGATACTTTCAACACAAGCTCGTTAGCACGGGTGCCGACGTCGTGACAAGACCACTTTTGCCTGACGTAACTATTGCGCAATGTTTCCTCGTGCGTCTTCAAGAGACGCTCAAAGCGTCCGGTTATGTGTCGCTAGATGACGAAGTTCGCTCTCTGTAG
- a CDS encoding SDR family oxidoreductase — MNNTEPQASRSAVVTGASSGIGQSTVRALREQGWTVFAVARRADRLEILAQETGAISVPADVSIQTDVDVLAKTVEAAGGVDTLINCAGGARGTEYWADAVDENWEFMWQANVMGTMRLTRALLPQLRQARGTVLNVTSTAALASYEGGSGYNAAKAAERAMTQALRLEEVENGLRVIEILPGLVRTEEFSLRRLGSQSAANNVYAGVENPLTAEDVAEVIRYAVSAPAHVNLDEIVIRPQAQAANHKLIRNA, encoded by the coding sequence ATGAACAACACAGAACCACAAGCCTCCCGTTCAGCAGTAGTCACCGGCGCCTCGAGCGGGATTGGCCAATCGACCGTTCGGGCCCTGCGCGAACAAGGCTGGACTGTTTTCGCCGTCGCCCGCCGAGCAGACCGGTTGGAAATCCTTGCTCAGGAAACGGGTGCGATTTCCGTTCCTGCAGATGTCAGCATCCAGACAGATGTCGATGTCCTAGCCAAGACCGTCGAAGCCGCCGGTGGCGTAGACACGCTGATTAACTGCGCCGGCGGAGCTCGCGGGACAGAGTACTGGGCCGATGCTGTTGACGAGAACTGGGAGTTCATGTGGCAAGCCAATGTCATGGGAACGATGCGGCTTACTCGCGCGTTGCTGCCACAATTGCGCCAGGCGCGTGGCACCGTCCTGAACGTCACGTCGACCGCTGCACTTGCCAGCTACGAAGGCGGCAGCGGATACAACGCGGCGAAGGCTGCCGAGCGGGCCATGACCCAGGCCTTGCGTTTGGAAGAAGTGGAAAACGGTTTGCGCGTCATCGAAATTCTTCCGGGATTGGTCCGCACCGAGGAATTCTCGCTGCGCCGTTTGGGTAGCCAAAGCGCCGCGAACAACGTTTATGCCGGGGTGGAGAATCCGCTGACTGCGGAGGATGTCGCTGAAGTTATCCGCTATGCAGTGAGCGCGCCTGCCCATGTTAATCTCGACGAAATCGTGATCCGCCCCCAGGCGCAGGCAGCCAACCACAAGCTCATCCGCAACGCATAA